The following proteins come from a genomic window of Candidatus Methylacidiphilales bacterium:
- a CDS encoding glycosyltransferase family 4 protein, which translates to MKPLPPSLKSVAHVLRRMTTAKWGGTETVVHQLARAYEARGIHSPVHCTSMLSQPGVEIRDTVQIHRHRYLFPWLGLSADDKQRLQLKGGSPLAPGILTDLLRQPGLSLIHTHVQLRLGGIARTAARLRRIPYVVSIHGGLLTTPAEQVEKMREPFAGKPEWGKAFGLLLGSRHVLRDAAAVICVGSDEAALMRAKWPNLRIEYIPNGVDTATFSSATPDVFLRDHPQLAGKPFLLCVSRIDFQKNQLLLVRAFAEFSRNHPHHHLVLIGPVTVEDYQHQIRQTAAELGIADRLLIIPGFSPGDPRLASAFAAAETFVLPTDHEPFGIVILEAWAAGKPVIATRVGGIPGFTTDGENIRLVPKGDATALATALGELAASTALREQLANAGRKLALETYDWSKVADRHLELYQDILSRRGAGTQRF; encoded by the coding sequence ATGAAACCCCTCCCGCCCAGCTTGAAGTCGGTCGCCCACGTCCTGCGCCGCATGACCACGGCCAAGTGGGGTGGCACTGAAACCGTGGTCCACCAACTGGCCCGGGCCTACGAAGCCCGCGGCATCCACAGCCCGGTCCATTGCACGTCCATGCTTTCCCAACCCGGCGTGGAGATCCGCGACACCGTCCAGATCCACCGCCACCGCTACCTCTTCCCCTGGCTCGGGCTTTCCGCCGACGACAAACAACGGCTCCAGCTCAAGGGCGGCAGCCCCCTGGCTCCAGGGATCCTGACCGATCTCTTGCGCCAACCTGGGCTTTCCCTCATTCACACCCACGTCCAACTCCGCCTCGGTGGCATCGCCCGCACCGCTGCCCGCCTGCGCCGCATCCCCTACGTCGTCTCCATCCACGGCGGACTCCTCACCACCCCGGCCGAACAAGTGGAGAAGATGAGGGAACCCTTCGCCGGCAAGCCTGAATGGGGCAAGGCCTTCGGCCTTCTCCTCGGTTCACGGCATGTACTGCGCGACGCCGCTGCCGTCATCTGCGTGGGCAGCGACGAAGCCGCGCTCATGCGCGCCAAATGGCCTAATTTACGGATCGAATACATCCCCAACGGCGTCGATACCGCGACCTTTTCCTCCGCCACCCCCGACGTCTTCCTCCGCGACCATCCCCAACTGGCTGGCAAACCGTTTCTCCTCTGCGTCTCCCGCATCGATTTCCAAAAAAACCAACTCCTGCTCGTGCGTGCCTTCGCCGAATTCTCCCGCAACCATCCCCACCACCACCTCGTCCTAATCGGTCCGGTCACGGTCGAGGACTACCAACACCAGATCCGCCAGACTGCGGCGGAACTGGGCATCGCCGACCGCCTCCTCATCATCCCCGGATTCAGTCCGGGCGACCCCCGCCTGGCATCGGCCTTCGCCGCCGCCGAAACCTTCGTCCTTCCCACTGACCACGAACCTTTCGGCATCGTCATCCTTGAAGCCTGGGCCGCCGGAAAGCCCGTCATCGCCACCCGCGTCGGTGGCATCCCCGGCTTCACCACCGACGGCGAAAACATCCGCCTCGTGCCCAAGGGCGATGCCACCGCCCTTGCCACCGCATTGGGAGAACTGGCGGCCTCCACGGCCCTGCGCGAACAACTGGCCAACGCCGGGCGCAAACTCGCCTTGGAAACTTACGATTGGTCGAAGGTCGCCGACCGCCATCTGGAACTCTACCAAGACATCCTCTCGCGCAGAGGCGCAGGGACGCAGAGGTTTTGA
- a CDS encoding polysaccharide pyruvyl transferase family protein, translating into MNANPPSILLGGVPFGRNNVGDEAILECVVSAVRKLRPHARISASTDDPETAQRLGIRTVELFGFEPPFSRATMRREVESHDAFIWAGATGLSDYPEIPPEMLRIAQAAGKTNVVWNVGMNTELNPAKYRLRPGRKKQLLSLASRLTLGAWNGPAWWEQQAEARARSVIRDSLSRCDLVVVRDPESKIELERSGVAREIVVGADTALLQQAQPDDQLVLTEENRRLLFGPAPRFGFCVSAQREIRGRDRLIALLDRLTAELGMSLIFIPMNPLTDAALMAGLKKELRQPERATVIEGRRDPDEILAIARHLDVVAASRLHLLILSSIYHIPLIGISRGSKVDNFLAPFGLKAVGTVEECDFDAFFVEVRRLLEQKATFSAHSQSVRSQLLARLDLALTRLDAVLPR; encoded by the coding sequence ATGAACGCAAACCCACCCTCCATCCTCCTCGGCGGCGTCCCCTTCGGACGCAACAACGTCGGCGACGAAGCCATCCTCGAATGCGTCGTTAGCGCCGTCCGCAAGCTGCGGCCCCACGCGCGGATTTCCGCCAGCACCGACGACCCCGAAACCGCGCAACGACTGGGCATTCGAACCGTCGAACTCTTCGGCTTCGAACCCCCGTTTTCCCGCGCCACCATGCGGCGCGAAGTCGAATCCCACGACGCCTTCATCTGGGCCGGGGCCACCGGCCTATCGGACTATCCGGAAATCCCTCCGGAAATGCTCCGCATCGCCCAGGCCGCGGGCAAGACCAACGTGGTTTGGAATGTCGGCATGAACACCGAACTCAACCCGGCCAAATACCGGCTCCGCCCGGGACGGAAAAAACAACTCCTCTCCCTCGCCTCCCGCCTCACCCTCGGAGCCTGGAACGGCCCCGCTTGGTGGGAACAACAGGCCGAAGCCCGCGCCCGCAGCGTCATCCGGGACTCCCTCTCCCGCTGCGACCTCGTGGTCGTCCGCGACCCCGAGAGCAAAATCGAACTCGAACGCAGCGGAGTGGCACGCGAAATCGTCGTCGGTGCCGACACCGCCCTGCTCCAACAGGCCCAGCCGGATGACCAGCTCGTGCTGACGGAAGAAAACCGCCGGCTCCTCTTCGGCCCTGCTCCCCGCTTTGGCTTCTGTGTTTCCGCCCAGCGCGAGATCCGCGGACGCGACCGGCTCATCGCCCTGCTCGACCGGCTGACCGCCGAACTCGGCATGTCGCTCATCTTCATTCCCATGAATCCCCTAACGGATGCGGCATTGATGGCCGGACTCAAAAAAGAACTGCGCCAACCGGAACGCGCCACCGTCATCGAAGGTCGGCGCGACCCCGATGAAATCCTCGCCATCGCCCGCCACCTGGACGTCGTCGCCGCCAGTCGACTCCACCTGCTCATCCTTTCCTCGATTTATCACATCCCGCTTATCGGCATCTCACGTGGCTCGAAGGTCGACAATTTCCTCGCCCCTTTCGGCCTGAAGGCCGTCGGGACAGTCGAGGAATGCGACTTTGACGCCTTCTTCGTCGAGGTCCGCCGCCTGCTCGAACAAAAGGCGACTTTCAGCGCCCATTCCCAATCCGTGCGCAGCCAACTCCTGGCCCGCCTGGACCTGGCCCTGACCCGGCTCGACGCCGTCCTTCCCCGTTGA
- a CDS encoding oligosaccharide flippase family protein, whose product MTPGSANGEPKKARTAAPEGSFSEEAVAGAPWMIGSKLILFFLYLAISILTVRGLGKEAYGVLSIGKSIVEYLFVFAALGLNAALLRFIPELTHHRNKAGLVRFLTRSALIQALAALLIGLALCFAAPFTTHVLDPRVSAILPWFALLLPALLAKDYFNDSLTALFLSKKVALLSLGQTLVWLALTLAVLHLGFGVPGILAAQALSIFAASLLAARWLIRHVSSLDWRSPPQGIGRERTFRLAIPVLLNQAFRTLMLKYTEVFFLGLFVGTTAAGVYDLGYSVPMLVITFIPLAVQTLLAAGFNQAFTRDPASLPSLIDTSYKLLMVLSVPLAAFGVFFAPRGIELVYGADMAASGPVASAFCVLHLLPLISMPLAMAITAREKTSQTLHLMILQVLLNVGLDLLLIPRFGIPGAIGAVALTFFLTIPLRIANVRRIIGPFPFPAGFLLRLALPCSLLAGLIYLAQPKPSLPTLLIQAALYIGLFLASLRFLRLVSLPDLLQLRTLLPGKAARLFDRALHLPHPA is encoded by the coding sequence ATGACCCCAGGCTCCGCCAACGGTGAACCCAAAAAGGCCCGGACCGCCGCGCCCGAAGGCAGCTTTTCCGAGGAAGCCGTGGCCGGCGCGCCCTGGATGATCGGATCGAAGCTCATCCTCTTTTTCCTCTACCTCGCCATCTCCATCCTCACCGTCCGCGGTCTCGGCAAGGAAGCCTACGGTGTCCTCTCCATCGGCAAGAGTATCGTCGAATACCTCTTCGTTTTCGCCGCTCTCGGTCTCAACGCCGCCCTGCTCCGCTTCATCCCCGAACTGACCCACCACCGCAACAAGGCCGGGCTCGTGCGCTTCCTCACCCGCTCCGCCCTCATCCAAGCGCTGGCCGCTCTTCTCATCGGTCTGGCCCTTTGCTTCGCCGCCCCGTTCACCACCCATGTCCTCGACCCGCGCGTGTCCGCCATTCTCCCCTGGTTCGCCCTGCTTCTGCCCGCGCTCCTGGCCAAGGATTATTTCAACGACTCCCTCACCGCCCTCTTTCTCTCCAAAAAAGTCGCCCTACTTTCCCTCGGCCAAACCCTCGTCTGGCTCGCCCTCACCCTGGCCGTCCTGCATCTTGGCTTCGGTGTCCCGGGCATCCTCGCTGCCCAGGCCCTCTCGATCTTCGCCGCTTCCCTTCTCGCCGCCCGCTGGCTCATTCGCCACGTCTCATCCCTCGACTGGCGCTCCCCACCCCAGGGTATCGGGCGCGAACGCACATTTCGTCTGGCCATCCCCGTCCTGCTCAACCAGGCCTTCCGCACCCTCATGCTCAAGTACACGGAAGTCTTCTTCCTCGGACTTTTCGTCGGCACCACCGCCGCCGGGGTCTACGATCTGGGTTACTCCGTCCCGATGTTGGTCATCACCTTCATCCCTCTGGCCGTACAGACCCTTCTCGCCGCCGGCTTCAACCAGGCCTTTACCCGCGATCCGGCCTCGCTCCCCTCGCTCATCGACACCTCGTACAAGCTGCTAATGGTCCTGAGTGTACCCTTGGCCGCGTTCGGGGTTTTCTTCGCCCCCCGTGGCATCGAACTGGTTTACGGCGCGGACATGGCCGCCTCCGGCCCCGTGGCCTCGGCCTTCTGCGTGCTCCACCTCCTGCCCCTCATCTCCATGCCGCTGGCCATGGCCATCACCGCACGGGAAAAAACCAGCCAGACCCTCCACCTCATGATCCTCCAGGTGCTGCTCAACGTGGGCCTCGATCTCCTCCTCATCCCGCGCTTCGGCATCCCCGGGGCTATCGGCGCGGTCGCCCTGACGTTCTTCCTCACCATCCCGCTCCGCATCGCCAATGTCCGCCGCATCATCGGACCCTTCCCCTTCCCAGCCGGGTTCCTCCTCCGCCTCGCCCTCCCCTGCAGCCTGCTCGCCGGCTTGATCTACCTCGCCCAACCCAAGCCCTCCCTGCCCACGCTGCTCATCCAGGCCGCCCTCTATATCGGCCTCTTCCTCGCCTCCCTGCGCTTCCTGCGCTTGGTTTCCCTGCCCGACCTGCTCCAACTCCGGACCCTCCTCCCGGGCAAAGCCGCTCGCCTCTTCGACCGCGCCCTCCACCTTCCCCACCCCGCATGA